A window from Calditerrivibrio sp. encodes these proteins:
- the mgtA gene encoding magnesium-translocating P-type ATPase, which produces MKNRFLNPINESNNLKDKLVFYSQQSLEDVLKKLQTDVTGLSDEEALKRLEQYGDNVITQEKPTPWYIHLIKSFINPFNIILLAIATVSLFTDIIFAHPEDRSYKTLIVISLMVTISGFLRFFQEYKSNKSAEKLKEMVRVTTTVLRRDSGKKEILMKDIVPGDIIYLSAGDMIPADMRLISSKDLFVSQSTLTGESEPVEKRTEAKIYPTSKINITELENICLLGTNVVSGTAIGVVVATGSNTYFGSVAQSIIGRRAITSFDKGVNSVSWLLIKFMAFMVPIVFFINGLTKGDWFEAILFALAIAVGLTPEMLPMVVTTNLAKGAVTMSKKKTIVKRLNSIQNFGAMDILCTDKTGTLTLDKVVLMKYLDVHGNEEKRVLRHAWLNSYYQTGLKNLLDVAILQKGREEGLEGIEHIYKKVDEIPFDFTRKRMSVVLENGAGKRQLVTKGAVEEMLSVCTLVEYQGEVIPLTESIKEEALKKVKELNKDGLRVIAVAQKNDVPNENIFSIADESNLVLMGFIGFFDPPKESAFPAIKALREYGVSVKILTGDNEIVTKKVCKDVGLTVDNIMLGHEIDMLSDEELAQRAENTTVFAKLTPYHKSRIIRALQQKGHTVGFLGDGINDAIALRDADVGISVDSAVDIAKESADIILLEKSLLVLEEGVVEGRKVFGNIIKYIKMTASSNFGNVFSVLTASAFLPFLPMLPVHLLVQNLCYDISQTSIPWDTMDEEYLKKPRQWIADDIARFMIWIGPISSIFDIVTYLVMWYVFKANSPEVQSLFQSGWFIEGLLSQTLIVHMIRTEKIPFIQSRASTPVMIMTSLIVFTGIIIPFSHFGASIGLQPLPPTYFIWLVLILGSYMLLTQTVKTIYIKRFKTWL; this is translated from the coding sequence ATGAAAAATAGATTCTTAAACCCAATTAACGAGAGCAATAACCTAAAAGATAAGCTTGTCTTTTATAGCCAACAATCTTTAGAAGATGTTCTAAAAAAACTACAAACAGACGTAACAGGTTTATCTGATGAAGAAGCCTTAAAAAGACTCGAGCAATATGGTGATAACGTAATCACCCAAGAAAAACCTACTCCATGGTACATTCACCTGATAAAATCATTTATAAACCCTTTTAACATAATTTTGTTAGCCATTGCTACCGTTTCTCTTTTCACAGATATCATATTTGCACACCCTGAAGATAGAAGCTACAAGACTTTAATAGTTATTTCTTTAATGGTTACAATCAGTGGTTTTTTACGCTTTTTTCAGGAATATAAATCCAATAAATCAGCAGAAAAACTAAAAGAGATGGTTAGAGTAACCACCACCGTACTTCGCAGAGATTCTGGGAAAAAAGAGATTTTGATGAAGGATATAGTACCTGGTGATATAATATATCTTTCCGCTGGAGATATGATACCAGCAGATATGCGTCTGATTTCATCAAAAGACTTATTTGTGAGTCAATCAACATTAACAGGAGAATCCGAACCTGTAGAAAAACGAACTGAAGCAAAAATATATCCTACTTCAAAAATTAACATAACAGAATTAGAAAACATCTGCTTATTAGGAACAAATGTAGTAAGCGGCACAGCTATTGGTGTAGTTGTGGCAACAGGTAGTAACACTTATTTCGGTTCTGTAGCCCAATCAATAATTGGCAGACGTGCTATTACAAGTTTTGACAAAGGAGTGAACAGTGTCAGTTGGCTCTTAATCAAATTCATGGCCTTTATGGTTCCTATTGTTTTTTTCATAAACGGTCTTACAAAAGGAGACTGGTTTGAAGCTATACTTTTTGCTCTTGCCATAGCAGTAGGTTTAACCCCAGAGATGCTTCCAATGGTTGTAACCACCAATCTTGCAAAAGGTGCAGTAACAATGTCTAAAAAAAAGACTATTGTTAAAAGACTAAATTCCATTCAAAACTTTGGAGCTATGGATATCCTCTGCACCGATAAAACTGGTACCCTTACTTTAGACAAAGTGGTATTGATGAAATACCTGGATGTTCATGGTAACGAGGAAAAAAGGGTATTACGACACGCATGGCTTAATAGCTATTATCAAACTGGACTTAAAAACCTTCTTGATGTAGCCATTTTACAAAAAGGGAGAGAGGAAGGGCTTGAAGGTATAGAACATATATATAAAAAAGTAGATGAAATACCATTTGATTTTACACGCAAAAGAATGTCCGTTGTACTTGAAAATGGAGCTGGAAAACGTCAACTTGTCACAAAAGGTGCAGTGGAAGAAATGCTATCTGTTTGTACCCTTGTGGAATATCAGGGGGAAGTTATACCTTTGACGGAAAGTATAAAAGAAGAAGCCTTAAAAAAAGTAAAAGAACTCAATAAAGATGGACTACGTGTAATAGCTGTTGCCCAGAAAAATGATGTACCTAACGAAAATATCTTCAGTATAGCTGATGAAAGTAACCTCGTTTTAATGGGATTTATAGGATTTTTCGATCCCCCTAAAGAATCAGCATTTCCCGCAATCAAAGCTTTAAGGGAATATGGAGTAAGTGTAAAAATACTTACAGGTGACAACGAAATTGTAACAAAAAAAGTTTGCAAAGATGTTGGGCTAACTGTAGATAATATCATGTTGGGTCATGAAATAGATATGCTAAGTGACGAAGAGCTTGCCCAACGAGCTGAGAATACAACAGTTTTTGCAAAACTTACCCCATATCACAAATCTAGAATCATTAGGGCACTACAGCAAAAAGGTCACACAGTGGGTTTTCTCGGTGATGGTATCAATGATGCAATTGCCTTAAGAGACGCAGATGTTGGTATCTCAGTTGATTCTGCAGTAGATATTGCAAAAGAATCAGCTGATATTATCCTTTTGGAAAAAAGTCTATTGGTATTAGAAGAAGGTGTAGTTGAGGGACGTAAAGTTTTTGGTAATATTATTAAATATATAAAGATGACCGCTAGTTCAAATTTTGGCAATGTCTTTAGCGTACTTACAGCAAGTGCGTTTTTACCATTTTTGCCCATGTTGCCAGTGCACCTATTAGTACAGAATTTATGTTATGATATCTCTCAAACATCTATCCCATGGGATACAATGGATGAAGAGTACCTTAAAAAACCACGTCAATGGATAGCAGATGATATAGCTAGATTTATGATTTGGATAGGCCCTATTAGTTCCATTTTTGATATTGTTACCTATTTGGTAATGTGGTATGTCTTTAAAGCTAATTCCCCAGAAGTACAGTCACTTTTCCAGTCAGGGTGGTTTATCGAAGGATTACTTTCTCAAACACTTATTGTACACATGATAAGGACTGAAAAGATACCCTTCATTCAAAGCCGGGCCTCTACCCCTGTAATGATAATGACTAGCTTAATAGTTTTCACAGGTATAATCATACCTTTTTCCCACTTTGGCGCTTCCATAGGTTTACAGCCTCTTCCACCAACATATTTCATCTGGCTTGTTTTGATACTTGGCTCTTACATGCTCCTAACTCAAACGGTAAAAACTATTTATATTAAAAGATTTAAAACTTGGCTTTAA
- the larA gene encoding nickel-dependent lactate racemase has product MQIRYGKDILNLGIDTADILSLDYSKSPLSLEKIVNILNNESILMEGIEEVIAHSNHTLIILPDITRKSGAEIFIPYLFNIFEQYNKSFNIIFAIGTHRSLTEDEKKLILTEQIYEKYSHKIIDHNPDDVDSHFYFGKTRNNTPILINNAYLKADTIIPIGSVSYHYFAGFGGGRKLIIPGIAARKTALHNHKLVLDEENRCKNRFATTANLKNNPVHNDLVEAIMIARRGKTFFSINTILNDNNEIIDLTCGDLFTAHIEACEKLKQYTSIRVGEKYNNVIVSAGGFPKDINMVQAQKSLDRITNIVKDGGNIFFFAECKDGYGNEHFKNFFDLPSSKEMFNRLLFDYQINRQTAYNLRSITERFNCYLFSGFNEEDTKRMGFIKLKSIDEIKNLIKNQSLAIVPTSYNYLFVID; this is encoded by the coding sequence ATGCAGATTAGGTATGGAAAAGATATTTTAAATCTGGGCATAGATACCGCTGATATACTTTCATTAGACTACTCAAAATCACCTTTAAGCTTAGAAAAAATTGTGAACATTCTAAACAACGAATCAATTTTAATGGAGGGTATAGAAGAGGTTATAGCTCACTCTAACCATACCCTTATAATATTACCAGATATCACAAGGAAATCTGGTGCGGAGATTTTTATACCGTATCTCTTTAATATCTTTGAACAGTACAATAAAAGTTTTAATATTATTTTTGCTATTGGCACCCACCGAAGCCTAACTGAAGATGAAAAAAAACTGATTCTTACTGAACAGATCTATGAAAAGTACTCCCACAAAATCATAGATCACAACCCCGACGATGTAGACTCACACTTTTATTTTGGTAAAACGAGAAATAATACCCCCATCCTTATAAATAATGCTTATTTAAAAGCAGACACCATTATACCTATAGGATCAGTTAGTTACCATTACTTTGCAGGTTTTGGTGGAGGTAGAAAGCTTATTATCCCCGGCATTGCAGCACGAAAAACAGCACTTCACAACCATAAGCTTGTCTTAGATGAGGAAAACAGATGTAAAAATCGCTTTGCTACTACCGCAAACCTTAAAAACAACCCTGTCCACAACGATTTAGTAGAAGCAATCATGATAGCCAGAAGGGGAAAAACCTTTTTTTCCATAAACACCATCCTAAATGATAACAACGAAATAATAGATCTAACATGTGGAGATCTCTTTACTGCTCATATAGAGGCTTGTGAAAAGTTAAAACAATACACCTCCATCCGGGTAGGTGAAAAATATAATAACGTAATTGTATCAGCAGGTGGCTTCCCAAAAGATATAAATATGGTACAGGCTCAAAAATCTTTGGATCGCATCACAAACATTGTGAAAGATGGTGGTAATATATTCTTTTTTGCCGAATGTAAAGACGGATACGGTAACGAACACTTTAAAAACTTTTTTGATCTTCCATCTTCAAAGGAGATGTTTAATAGGCTTTTATTTGACTATCAGATAAACAGACAAACCGCCTATAACCTAAGAAGTATCACTGAACGCTTTAATTGTTACCTTTTTTCAGGTTTCAATGAAGAAGATACAAAAAGAATGGGTTTTATAAAGCTCAAATCCATAGACGAGATAAAAAACTTAATCAAAAATCAAAGTCTGGCCATCGTTCCTACCAGCTACAACTATCTCTTTGTGATAGACTAA
- the flgB gene encoding flagellar basal body rod protein FlgB, whose amino-acid sequence MDIFNKSLVNDLSYALRVNSVKNSILANNIANVDTPKYKAKKLEFTEVMQEYFSGGSRLPLKTTNHKHIKGGINIDDPSSFVRLQNNPSLRNDGNDVNLDYEMSEMAKNSIQYSMFSQIISGKFTGLKSAIQGR is encoded by the coding sequence ATGGATATTTTTAATAAAAGTTTGGTGAACGATCTAAGTTATGCATTGAGGGTAAATAGTGTCAAGAATAGTATTTTGGCTAATAATATAGCCAATGTGGATACACCTAAATATAAAGCTAAAAAACTTGAGTTTACTGAGGTTATGCAGGAATATTTTTCCGGTGGATCGAGATTGCCCCTTAAAACAACTAACCATAAGCATATAAAAGGGGGTATAAATATAGATGATCCATCAAGTTTTGTAAGATTACAGAACAATCCATCCCTTCGAAACGATGGTAATGACGTAAATCTTGACTATGAAATGAGTGAAATGGCTAAAAACAGTATCCAATACTCCATGTTTTCCCAGATCATCTCAGGTAAGTTTACTGGTCTTAAATCTGCAATTCAAGGTAGATAG
- a CDS encoding twin-arginine translocase TatA/TatE family subunit, whose translation MFGLGLSEILLIAVVAIVVIGPKRLPEVAKALGKGYAEFRRAMDGFKEAVKIDDVLEDKPKEKDLKTVYEEKWKQTSEESNSSSQKNTQEKKVDQ comes from the coding sequence ATGTTCGGTTTGGGATTGTCAGAAATATTATTAATAGCAGTTGTAGCTATAGTGGTAATTGGCCCTAAAAGACTACCTGAGGTGGCAAAAGCCTTGGGCAAAGGGTATGCAGAGTTCAGAAGAGCTATGGATGGGTTTAAGGAAGCAGTTAAAATAGATGATGTTTTAGAAGATAAACCCAAAGAGAAAGACCTAAAAACCGTTTATGAAGAGAAATGGAAACAAACCTCAGAAGAAAGCAATTCGTCATCCCAGAAAAATACGCAAGAGAAAAAGGTTGATCAATGA
- a CDS encoding ADP-ribosylglycohydrolase family protein: protein MLSNSDAVSDCLHSKKVTEVLGEVIRETSDRVKGVIAGNIIGDMLGLPFEGKSIGDCKRPILLPRAPDILLKEHLQNYKCDLYSDDTSMLLALTESLLEKGCVDKKNELIKYRQWLFEGKYTPEGRAFGYGKTTYKAVVEGVPAGTRKDNGNGALMRSSILSCFFYNRSNEFLERVSAESTSVTHGHPVSIFTNIIYNILLKDLILGKNLLDAIEDVYKRYYNLIEDINEIFFEPLFYKNTAYVVTTLQTAIWLNLESHSFMEAILKAVYLGGDADTIAAVTGAIAGAIYGFCAIPEELRVLIKPVYEKYSFLTEIC, encoded by the coding sequence TTGTTAAGTAACAGTGACGCTGTCTCTGATTGCTTGCATTCAAAAAAAGTGACAGAAGTATTAGGTGAGGTAATTAGAGAAACCTCCGATAGGGTTAAGGGGGTTATTGCTGGTAATATAATTGGTGATATGCTTGGTTTGCCCTTTGAAGGTAAAAGTATAGGTGATTGTAAAAGGCCTATCCTGCTACCACGTGCCCCAGATATATTACTCAAGGAGCATTTACAAAACTATAAATGCGATCTCTATTCCGATGATACCTCTATGTTACTTGCTCTTACTGAATCCCTTTTGGAGAAAGGTTGTGTAGACAAGAAGAACGAATTGATCAAATATCGTCAATGGTTATTTGAGGGTAAATATACTCCTGAAGGTAGAGCTTTTGGGTACGGGAAAACAACTTATAAGGCTGTAGTTGAAGGTGTACCCGCTGGTACAAGAAAAGATAATGGCAATGGTGCTTTGATGAGATCTTCGATTTTATCATGTTTTTTTTATAATAGATCCAATGAGTTTTTGGAAAGAGTTTCCGCTGAGTCCACATCTGTGACCCATGGCCATCCTGTATCTATATTTACCAATATCATTTACAATATCCTTTTAAAGGATCTTATCTTAGGTAAAAACCTTTTAGACGCAATAGAAGATGTTTATAAAAGGTATTACAATTTGATCGAAGATATAAATGAGATATTTTTTGAGCCTCTGTTCTATAAAAATACGGCGTATGTTGTGACTACATTGCAGACTGCTATATGGCTAAATTTGGAATCCCATAGTTTTATGGAGGCTATTTTAAAGGCGGTATATCTTGGCGGAGACGCAGACACAATAGCCGCAGTAACAGGTGCAATTGCTGGGGCTATTTATGGATTTTGTGCTATACCTGAGGAACTCAGGGTTCTTATCAAGCCCGTGTATGAGAAATACAGTTTTCTCACGGAGATATGTTAG
- the tatC gene encoding twin-arginine translocase subunit TatC, with the protein MRHVDTEQPLMAHLEELRKRLIRILVALTIAFSLCYWKSSYFFAFIKKPLDIYLPPNSTLSMLKLTEGFITELKISFMAAVFFSMPYILYELWKFIAPGLYAHEKKYVSGFVISASILFFAGAFFCYEYVLPIAFKFFLSYASEGISANLSLSWYLSFVVKLMLGFGIVFELPVVVFFLANIGLVTDKMLKKYRGYSIVGIFIIAAILTPPDVVSQIMMAIPLLFLYEISIFIAKIFGKKDTNQVNIYE; encoded by the coding sequence ATGAGACATGTAGATACGGAACAGCCCTTGATGGCTCACCTTGAAGAACTTAGAAAAAGGCTCATCAGGATACTTGTAGCCCTAACAATAGCCTTTTCCCTCTGCTACTGGAAAAGTAGCTATTTTTTCGCCTTTATAAAAAAACCTTTGGATATATACCTGCCCCCAAACTCAACATTATCCATGCTAAAACTAACTGAGGGTTTTATCACAGAATTAAAGATATCTTTCATGGCTGCCGTTTTTTTTTCAATGCCCTATATCCTATACGAATTATGGAAATTTATAGCACCAGGTCTATATGCCCATGAGAAAAAATATGTCTCAGGGTTTGTAATTTCAGCATCAATATTGTTTTTTGCTGGAGCTTTTTTCTGCTATGAATATGTGTTACCCATAGCTTTTAAATTTTTCCTTTCTTACGCATCAGAAGGGATAAGTGCAAACCTTTCATTGTCATGGTACCTATCCTTTGTAGTTAAGCTGATGTTGGGATTTGGTATAGTTTTTGAGCTACCAGTAGTTGTTTTTTTCCTGGCCAATATAGGTCTTGTGACAGATAAAATGTTAAAAAAATATAGGGGTTATTCCATAGTAGGAATCTTCATAATTGCAGCTATCCTTACTCCACCGGATGTGGTCAGTCAGATAATGATGGCTATTCCACTACTTTTTTTATATGAAATAAGCATATTCATAGCTAAAATCTTTGGTAAAAAAGATACTAACCAAGTTAACATTTATGAATGA
- the fliE gene encoding flagellar hook-basal body complex protein FliE, with protein sequence MSEIKNISLLLPNKLTESKNKASESGSEVSFSDILKKSIEQVNNAQLEANEAIKKAMSGENTDIHDTMIAIQKADVSLKLMMEVRNKLLEAYQDIMRTQV encoded by the coding sequence ATGTCCGAGATAAAGAATATAAGTTTACTACTACCAAACAAATTGACTGAGTCTAAGAATAAAGCAAGTGAAAGTGGTAGTGAAGTCTCTTTTTCTGACATACTTAAAAAAAGTATCGAGCAGGTTAACAACGCCCAATTGGAAGCCAATGAAGCTATAAAAAAAGCGATGTCTGGAGAAAATACTGATATACATGATACCATGATTGCGATTCAGAAAGCGGATGTCTCTTTAAAGCTAATGATGGAGGTAAGAAATAAATTACTTGAAGCTTATCAGGATATAATGAGGACACAGGTGTAG
- the flgC gene encoding flagellar basal body rod protein FlgC, which yields MGFFNILNTAATGLSAQRIRVNVISSNLANVNTTKTETGEPYRRKDLIFKEVLEGKYKGGVVVEKIVEDKKPFVLKYDPGHPDANEEGYVQYPNVNPIEEMVNMIEASRSYEANVTVLNTAKQLAMRALEIGRG from the coding sequence ATGGGCTTTTTTAATATTCTAAATACTGCAGCAACTGGGTTGTCAGCACAAAGGATTAGGGTAAATGTGATCTCTTCAAACCTTGCAAATGTAAATACCACAAAAACAGAAACTGGTGAGCCCTATAGGAGGAAGGATCTTATTTTTAAAGAGGTGTTAGAGGGTAAGTATAAGGGTGGTGTTGTGGTGGAAAAAATTGTGGAAGATAAAAAACCTTTTGTGCTGAAATATGATCCGGGGCATCCTGATGCCAATGAAGAGGGCTATGTTCAGTACCCAAATGTAAATCCCATAGAAGAGATGGTAAATATGATCGAAGCTAGTAGAAGTTATGAGGCAAACGTTACGGTTCTTAATACTGCTAAACAGCTTGCCATGAGGGCCCTTGAGATAGGAAGAGGATAA
- the moaA gene encoding GTP 3',8-cyclase MoaA, with protein MNELADKYGRKYKYIRVSITDRCNFRCKYCVPHDGFKFADHSNILRYEDILFVLKLLTNMGVKKVRITGGEPLVRKGLVDFVKMLRENTSVDDLTLTTNGALLSRFAHGLKKAGLDRINVSIDSLRPERYQQITGGFDLVEIINGIKTAQDAGFLNIKINTVLIKGFNDDEIIDFCDFASEHNVTVRFIEFMPIGNFSEWSKDSIIKGKEVIDEIAKYFELKKIEKHKYEGPALNYRLSNGAKIGIITPVSNHFCGDCDKLRLTSDGKLRPCLLSDKEIDLNDAIKTKDEGSLIEKLKQSLEFKDWSHHLDDCSHRSFKRTMSKIGG; from the coding sequence ATGAATGAGCTTGCAGACAAGTACGGAAGAAAATACAAATATATACGTGTATCCATCACAGATAGATGTAATTTCAGATGCAAATACTGTGTCCCCCATGATGGTTTTAAATTTGCTGATCACTCAAATATTTTAAGATACGAAGATATCCTCTTTGTTTTAAAGCTATTGACTAATATGGGCGTAAAAAAGGTTAGGATCACCGGAGGGGAGCCTCTTGTTAGAAAGGGGCTTGTAGATTTTGTAAAGATGCTCAGGGAAAATACGAGCGTAGACGATCTCACACTGACTACAAATGGGGCACTTTTATCAAGATTTGCCCATGGTCTAAAAAAAGCTGGTCTTGACAGAATAAATGTAAGTATCGATTCTTTAAGACCAGAAAGGTACCAGCAAATAACCGGTGGGTTTGACCTAGTAGAGATTATAAATGGTATAAAAACAGCTCAGGATGCTGGCTTTCTAAACATCAAGATAAACACCGTGCTGATAAAAGGGTTTAATGATGATGAAATCATAGATTTTTGTGATTTTGCATCCGAACACAACGTCACTGTGAGATTTATAGAATTTATGCCGATAGGAAATTTTAGTGAATGGTCAAAAGATTCCATCATCAAAGGTAAAGAAGTTATAGATGAGATCGCCAAATATTTTGAGCTAAAGAAGATAGAAAAACATAAATACGAAGGACCAGCACTTAACTACAGGTTGTCAAACGGTGCCAAGATAGGGATAATCACTCCAGTATCCAACCATTTTTGTGGAGATTGCGATAAACTAAGGCTTACTTCAGATGGGAAATTACGCCCATGCTTACTCTCCGATAAAGAGATCGATTTAAATGATGCAATCAAAACAAAGGATGAAGGATCACTCATAGAAAAACTAAAACAATCCCTTGAATTTAAAGACTGGTCGCACCATTTGGATGACTGTTCCCACAGAAGCTTTAAAAGAACCATGTCAAAGATAGGTGGCTAA
- a CDS encoding MgtC/SapB family protein: protein MFFNLNVLTNLLTALGLGILIGLERQIRQRAAGLRTNTLVSLGSAAFVILTTLVEGENSPTRIAAQVVSGIGFLGAGLIIRESSGIRGLNTAATLWCSASVGVLAGSGHTYAAVATTILVLLSNILLRPIAIYIDRFGKGANELEQIYIVKLKCLPEGELHLRTLLVQMLAPSHLLLRSLHSEDIDEGKKVCIKAEVIANIHAQTILEDVVSRLSLESSVSSVSWEIQTNQE, encoded by the coding sequence ATGTTTTTTAATCTAAATGTTCTTACAAACCTTTTAACTGCATTAGGACTTGGTATTCTGATAGGCTTGGAACGCCAAATAAGACAGAGAGCTGCAGGGTTAAGAACCAATACCTTGGTTTCACTTGGTTCTGCTGCCTTCGTAATACTAACTACTTTGGTAGAAGGTGAAAATAGCCCAACACGTATTGCAGCACAGGTTGTTTCTGGAATAGGCTTTCTAGGTGCTGGCTTAATTATTCGGGAAAGTTCTGGAATTCGTGGGTTAAATACAGCAGCAACCCTTTGGTGCTCAGCATCTGTAGGTGTATTAGCTGGTTCAGGACACACATATGCAGCAGTGGCAACAACAATTCTGGTTTTATTGAGTAACATACTACTTAGGCCTATTGCAATTTATATAGATCGTTTCGGAAAAGGCGCTAATGAATTAGAACAGATATACATTGTAAAACTAAAATGTTTGCCAGAGGGTGAATTACACTTACGAACACTGTTGGTTCAAATGTTGGCTCCAAGTCATTTACTACTAAGAAGTCTTCACAGTGAAGATATAGATGAAGGTAAAAAGGTATGTATAAAGGCAGAGGTTATAGCAAATATTCATGCTCAAACAATTTTGGAAGATGTAGTATCGAGACTAAGTCTTGAATCGAGTGTATCTTCTGTTAGCTGGGAAATACAAACTAATCAAGAATAA
- a CDS encoding L-threonylcarbamoyladenylate synthase: MSETEIVKLTDSNFFPALDLTASVIKNDGIAVIPTETVYGIAASIYSSKGLKKIFLAKDRPKDNPLIVHIANVEQLKELTEEINEPSVKLINHFWPGPLTIIFKAKGDINRIITAGLNTIAVRMPNNLFTLKLIEKTGPLAAPSANISGRPSGTCVEDIKQELLGKVDIIIDEGLTEMGLESTVINPLTMPPSILRKGSISKEEIEKVIGDTTFFKETDKVLSPGTKYKHYAPKLPLCFIKKIDSHTNFNNLLSTLSKEKRLAIIHFDHDITYNQENILLFNLSNKPQKAMKLFFSTLRKVEVLVDEIVVLPLPEYKGLWSSLEDRIERGATRIIPVL; this comes from the coding sequence ATGTCAGAAACAGAGATTGTAAAACTTACAGATAGCAATTTTTTTCCCGCGTTAGACTTAACGGCATCGGTTATAAAAAACGATGGTATAGCTGTTATCCCCACAGAAACAGTATACGGAATTGCAGCTTCCATCTACAGCTCAAAGGGACTAAAAAAGATTTTTTTGGCCAAAGATCGCCCTAAGGATAACCCCCTCATAGTACATATCGCCAATGTGGAACAGCTCAAAGAACTAACAGAGGAAATAAACGAACCTTCTGTCAAACTTATAAATCATTTTTGGCCTGGGCCGCTTACAATCATATTTAAAGCTAAAGGAGATATAAACAGAATAATTACCGCAGGACTGAATACAATAGCAGTGAGAATGCCTAATAACCTTTTCACTCTGAAACTCATAGAAAAAACAGGACCCCTCGCGGCACCATCAGCCAATATCTCCGGTAGACCATCTGGTACCTGTGTAGAAGATATTAAACAGGAGCTTTTAGGTAAGGTGGACATTATCATAGATGAAGGTCTCACAGAAATGGGTCTTGAATCCACTGTAATAAACCCTTTAACAATGCCACCATCTATACTGCGCAAAGGTTCCATCTCAAAGGAAGAGATAGAAAAAGTGATTGGTGATACAACGTTTTTCAAGGAAACAGACAAAGTCCTCTCTCCAGGCACAAAATATAAACATTACGCTCCTAAGTTACCTCTGTGTTTTATAAAAAAAATCGATTCTCATACTAACTTTAATAACTTATTAAGCACACTTTCTAAAGAAAAACGCTTAGCCATTATACATTTTGATCATGATATAACCTACAATCAGGAAAATATCCTGTTATTCAATTTAAGCAACAAACCCCAAAAAGCGATGAAACTTTTTTTTAGTACTTTAAGAAAAGTCGAAGTTCTTGTAGATGAAATTGTAGTATTACCTTTACCAGAATATAAAGGGCTATGGTCGAGTCTGGAAGATAGAATAGAAAGAGGTGCTACCAGGATAATACCAGTTCTTTAG